A segment of the Fusobacterium ulcerans genome:
CCATCGTTTTCAACACTATCACATACCACATCCGCCATTTTTTTTACTTCTGCTCCTGCATTCCCCATTGCAATTCCTATTCCAACAGATTTCAACATAGGAATATCGTTATTACCATCTCCAAAAGCTATTGCTTGTTCCTTTGTCAGATTAAAATGTTCTAATGTTTTCTGTATTCCTAATGCTTTACTGCCACTCAATGGAATAATATCAACAGCTCTGTCCCACCATGCTGTGATTTCTGCACCATCTACTTCCCTTAATAAGCTGGAATATTCTTCTTTTCTCCCACCTGACATAATCTGATAGATATCCTGTTTAGATAAATAATCAAAATCGACTTCTGTAGGAACTGGTTCATGAGCAATCTTAAAATAATCTTCTAAGTCTTGATCACTTCCGTTAGCACCTAACATATCAAGTGATGCAAGTGCAACTGGTCTGTCTATGCTTGAAGCATTTTTAATAATTTGGTGGACTGTTTTTGCTGGGATAGGATTCTTATATATTACATTTTTTTTAGTACAGCAATATG
Coding sequences within it:
- a CDS encoding Cof-type HAD-IIB family hydrolase, which gives rise to MNIKDTKIIFFDIDGTLLKLGTKELSPKMKETLLKLKSNHIKICIATGRALLTIPKFEGIDFDAIIAFNGSYCCTKKNVIYKNPIPAKTVHQIIKNASSIDRPVALASLDMLGANGSDQDLEDYFKIAHEPVPTEVDFDYLSKQDIYQIMSGGRKEEYSSLLREVDGAEITAWWDRAVDIIPLSGSKALGIQKTLEHFNLTKEQAIAFGDGNNDIPMLKSVGIGIAMGNAGAEVKKMADVVCDSVENDGIYKYCKKYHLL